DNA from Halomonas sp. GFAJ-1:
CGGTGAACTGGGCGTCGGTCGCCAAAAACGATTTGATCGGTAATCGCGTAACGCTGCCAGAGTGACTGTATAAATGCTGGGAGTTCGCTTAGCGGGTCGCGAAATAAGTGGCTATGACCATGGGTGAGTTGCCAGTAGGCCATGTCCCCAGCATTGAAATTGACTTTGACCACGCGGTGGCCGTCATCGGTTAGTCTACGCGCCAAACGTTGATTAAAGGGCGAGCAAACGCCTTGTAGAAATAAAAATGCGCGCTTTGGCTTCAACTCAATGGCTTCCAATCAGTAAATTACGATAGCCGCGATACAGACGCTGCTTCCATGTAAGACTATGTTTTTGTGATCTGGCCTGTTCCAACAGGCTTACGACGGTTTCAGCGTTACAAAGCTGACGGGAACGTGGGTCAACGTAGTTTGGATACAGCAGAAGTGTTCCTGCCACTAGCGCGTTGAGTGTTAAGACGCGCTGACGCCTTGGGCAGTGCATAGCATCCGTTGTTAACCCCCAGCCCGCATAAAACGGCAGACCGTAGGTGCATACATGACGGCCGCGCAGTAGCGCTTCAAAGCCGGTGAGCGAGCTCATGGTATGCACCGCATCAACGCGCTCCAAAAGCACGGTAATGTCGATATGGCTGGCGTCCAAATCATACAGGCGTTCAGCGTTAGTATCGAGTGTACCTATCCGAGCGCCGCTCAAAACATCGGGATGCGCTTTATAAACAATGAAGGCAGTGGGGTGTGCTTCTCTTACTGCGCTTAGCAGGGCGCTGTTCGTGCGTATTTCCGGCGAGCCGGTGGCAATAGAGGCATCGCTTTCAACTTGGCCGGGTACCAAGATAACCTGCTGGTTGGCGGGCAGTGTAATATCCTGTTGGCCGGGCACGTTGTACTTCGAGAGCTTTAACGCCACTAAGCGTTCGCGTAGCTGAGCGGCCCGCGTTAGTAGGTCATCGCTGAACTCCGCTTGGTTAAGCAGCGTCTCTAGCTCACTGGGTTGGCTTGGATCGTAGTAGATCCCTTGGCGATCAATAACCAAAGAGAGCGGCTGGGTGAGATCGACACCCAAGCCTACCGAGCGAATAAAGCCATCTTCCATGCGCCCTAGCTGGTCAAGGTGATGTGGGTAGCGGGCTTTAAAGTCTTCATTGATTCGGCTGGACCACACCAAAAATTGTGCAGAAGATGAACCTGCGATAGGTGTGACAGGTAGCTCTTTTTGATAGTGGACCACCGCAGCAGGCCCTAAAAACTGGCTGATAAAACGCCGTTTCCAGAAGGAGAAGCCGCAGGCGAACCATTGGCCGCGCAGTCGTTCTTGCTGACGCTTTTGATCAGCGATCAGTGCGATCGTCTCTTCTAGCGTAGCGGCCTTACCCGTGTAGGGGTTAGCGTAGCGGGTGTAGCGTAGATAGGCTGCGGCAAACATTTCTTCTAAACTGCGTTTTACGCGCCGCCGGGTACAGTGCAGCTGATCTTTCGTTAGCCCCCAGCCGGCGTAGAAGGGCAAGCCAAAGCAATGAACCTGCTTGCCGGCTAGCAATGCCTCAAAACCTAGCTGACTGGTTACTACATAAACGGTATCAACTTGATCAAATAGGGCCCATGGGTTGATGTCTTGGCTAATTAGGCGGCAGCGAGGATGGTTTTTTGCATTTGCTAAATGCCCCTGTTTTTTACCAGCAATCACGTCAGGATGGACTTTGACTAATATCTCGGCATCTGGGTGGTCGCTTAATGCCTGAGTGAGCATCTGTTCAAAACTTTCTGCACTAGCACCGCCATGATGAATAGAGGCATCGCCCGCAGTTTGATCTACCACTAAAATCTGTGCGCTACTATCAATTGGCTGGTCGATGGCATGGTTATATTTTGATAGCCGGTAGCGCTTTATTAGCGCTATGCATTGGCGGGCTAGCTCAAGCTCCTCGAACTCAAACGTGGCGCTGTTTAGCCAGTTCTCTAGGTCACTGGGGCGTGAGGCATCATAGTAGATCCCGGTATGGTCAACGATCAAACTGTGAGGTTGATACCCATCGGATGCGAGCCCTAAAGAACGCAAAAAACCATCTTCCAACGCAATATAAGGAAGCGCATAGCGTTTAGCATAACGACGGGCACGTTTGCTGGTGGGTTTAAGCCCCCAGCCAATAACGGCATCAGGTTTTGGTTTAACCCCGCTTATACGCGAAAAACACTCAAACTCAGGCAGAAATTCAGCAAGTGCAGAAATTTTGCGGATGCCATTTGAAGTATAACCAGCTGTACGTTTCGCCATTGGGGTTGCCGCTTATATATAAGCTTAAAGGAGTAGTCGGCGAACATACGTGAAATGGCTGTGCTTATCAATTTTGCCCAAGCTGCATCCGCGCAGATTGTATACAAGGCAGAGTGTTACGGCGTTGCCGGTCAGGGTGAATTGCCTAACTCAGGTAATTTGCCTAATCTAATTTACTTTTCAACGCGCTCGCGGGTGCCCTTTTTGGTAAGTTCTGTAATCATATCGTAATGAGCTGTGTCATGACTGATGCTAAGTGGATTACATTAGTGCTAAGGAAAGTTGATAACAGAAGGAATAACCGGTGCATTTAGCCCGTTTGGTTCACAGACTGAATGTTCTACGTTCGTTAAAAGGCCAGCTACTGCTGGGACTTTCTTGTGCGCTTTTGTTGCTGGCAGCGTTGGTGTTGGGTATGGCGTGGCAGGTGGGTAAGAACATGCTGTATGAAACGAACATGGAGCATTTACGCTACGAGACAAATCTTCTTGCTGATGAAATAACTCATCAGGTTGATCAACGTTTCCAAGCGCTTGAGCGTTTAAATCAATTGCTGGCAACAAATGAAGACGTTGACGCTCTGGAGGCTACGCTTAGCCAAAACGACGCGTTATTATCATGGTTCGAGGGTATTGTTATTGCTGATAGCCAAGGGCGGATTGTAGCGGACTGGCCCAGGGTGGAAGGGAGAAGGGGGCTTGAAACGGCTTCACTTGAATATTTTAAAATGCTGCAAGGGACGCGTCAGCCCTATGTGAGCGAACCCTTTGTTGGGCGCGCCAGCAATATGCCTTTAGTGCTGGTGGGTGTGCCTCGTAAAAATTCAGAAGGAGAGTTTATTGGCTTTATTGGGGGGGTAGTAAGCTTAAATTCTGGTGGTTTATTTGGTCGCTTGGCTAAAGTGCGGTTAGGTGAACAGGGGTTTGCTTCCGTAGCGACATCTTCGGGTAAAATTTTATACCATCCTAATCAATCTTTAATAAACGCTCCTATACCTAACCTAGCGGGCAATCCGTTGCTGGGGTTAGCGCTTGATGGTTGGCAGGGGGATGGGGTTGAAACACTCATTGATGGACGGCTGAGCCTGCAATCGTACGCGCAGATATGGCCCGCCAGCTGGGTAGTGGGTTTGTTTTTGCCTGTCGAGCAAGCTGAGTTCCCGCTCATAGGATTCATCCACAGACTGTGGTGGATCTGGGTCGTGCTTGCGATACTGATGATGCCGTTTTTATGGTGGTTGCTAGCACGTATTCTGACCCCCTTGAATCAATTAGAATCACAGATCGGTGAGGTGGGGCGTGGGCGTCGTGACCATGTTAGCCTTGCGACGACGATGCAAGAGCTTCAGCAGGTAGCAGTTACCTTCAACCGTGTAGAGGACGAGCGCCAGCAGCTTGTTGGTAATTTGCAAGAGCGCGAGGCCTTCTTGGATTCGGTTCTGAATGCGTCTCCTCAGGGTATGTTTGTCGCCAACTTTGGCGGCAATATTACCTATATGAATCCCGCGTTATTGGAGATATTGGGGATTTCTGCGGATACCCCCATGGGGGCATGGTTAAAGCAAATACATGCTGATGACCTGGATGGCGCTGAGGATATGTGGCGCCATAGCCTTAAGTCTGGCAGCGATTTTGTACGTCAGCTGCGCTTTATTCGTAGCGACAATGAAACGCTTTGGTTGGATATTCATGCGCGGGTGGTGATGCTTTCCCAGGGTGGCCATTCGCTGGGTTTGGTCGGGGTGGTTAAGGATATTACCGAGCGCCGTCAGCAAGAGGCTCTTCAGCGTTGGGAGGCTGAGCATGATCCACTAACCGGCTTGCTCAATCGTCGAGGGTTTGAGCGCCGTCTTGAAGAGGCGTTTGCTGATTTCCAGAAAACCAGCACACCTTCAGCACTACTGATGTTTGATCTTGACCATTTCAAGCCTATCAATGACGAAGGTGGTCATGCGCTAGGTGATGAAATGCTTCGCCGGATTGCTCAGGTAGTGGCGTGGGAAGTGCGCCGAAGCGACCATGTGGCGCGCCAGGGAGGGGATGAGTTTGCTGTTCTTCTGCCAAGTTGCACTATCAGTCAAGCAGAAAAAATCGCGGAGTCTCTGCGTCAAGCAGTCAGTGAGATAGCGGTAAACCAAGAAGGTAAAGAGTACACGGTTACGCTGAGTATCGGTGTTACCCGCTTCGACGAGGACGATGAAAGTTTTGACGATGCGCTTGCCAGAGCGGATGCCGCTAGCTATGAGGCCAAAGGGCTGGGGCGTGATAGCGTGGTTTTGCGGGTGCCAACGGAGCAGGATCTAGGCGCGCTGTTTGATAAATAATAGCATGTCGACAAACCGTTGCTATATGTAGAGTATAAGTAACTGCTTATCAGACTGAGAGTGCCCTTGTGGAGCTACTTGCGTTATTTTCCCGCACACTAGACGTTACGCTGCCGGTGTTTGCAATGGTCTTTGTGGGTATTGGCTTAAAGCGTTTGCGGTGGATTGATAGCGCCTTTGTTGCTACGGCCTCAACATTAGTTTTCAAAGGAACGCTCCCTACGCTTATATTCTTAAGCTTGATTAAGGCAGACTTGAGCGTCGCGCTGGATGTGCCGCTGCTGCTCTTTTTTGCCGTCGCCACATTAGCGCAATTTGCATTTAGCTGGGGGTGGGCGCATTACCGAGTACCTAGAGCCGAAAGGGGCATTTATGTCCAAGGCGCTTTTCGTGGAAACTGCGGTGTCGTTGGCTTAGCGCTAGCGGCGGGGATGTACGGTAATTACGGGCTTTCGGCGGGCAGTTTGTTGCTAGGTGTGGTCATCATTATGTACAACGCGCTTTCAGTGATTGCGTTGGCGGCTTACCAGCCCGGGCAATCCACCGATTGGCGAAACATGCTTAAGCATATTGCCACCAATCCGCTCATTCTTTCGGTATTTGCGGCACTGCCATTTACTGCTTTCTCGATTCCTTTGCCCAGCTGGGTAATCACCTCAGGAGATTATTTTGCCTCGTTAACCTTGCCACTTGCATTGATCTGCATTGGCGCAACGCTCTCAGTGGCCAACATTCGCGTAGGGAGCCAAGTTGCGTTGAGTGCCAGCAGTATGAAAATGATCATTCTGCCGTTTGCCTCCACGCTGGCGGCATGGTTAATGGGCTTCTCTGGGGAGCAGTTAGGCCTGCTGTTCTTATTCTTTGCCAGCCCCACGGCCGCTGCAAGCTTCGTTATGGTGAAAGCGATCAACGGCAATGTAGCCCTGGCGGCGAACATTATTGCCATCACCACACTGATGGCGAGCATTACAGTAACGGCAGGTATATTTGCTTTGCGCTTTTTGGGGTGGATTTGACATCCTCCGACCACTAAATCAGAGAGTCCAGTGGTCGGAGGATGTCAATTGCATGGCGTCCCTGGCAGGAGTCTGAACCGCCCCAGATTTCGTAGACACCTGGAACGATTCAGCCATCGCAGGGGCTAGATTGCTTCGCCGTTTCACTTCTCGCACAGACATATCACGCGCTCGGCTTTAAAACGTTTCTACCTCAAACGCTACAATTTGCCGTTGAGCGCTTGAAAATTCCACGCCCACTAAGTGGATGGGCTTGCCAGAAGCACGGTGTTTGTCGGCATATCCCTTGGCTTTGATTTGCTCAAGCGCCTTGCCTTCGGGCAGCTGTTCCACGACCTTGAATTCAAAAAGATAAACATGGCCACCAAAGTCGACGCTCATATCTACCTTACCCCTTAAGCTAACATCTTCCACCGTCACGCCCACGCCGAGTGCGGCGAAGTGGCTGTAGAACACACTGGCATAATGCCCTTCATATTGGGCAATGGGGTTATTACGATACCAGTCGTGGGGCAAGCCAGCATAAAGGGCTTTCAGGTGAGCCTCCAACCCCACCAGATCATGCTGACGTAATACCGTAAACAAGGTGCGGCGTTGTTTTGGAATGTCGTCAACACCCAGCGAAGGCAGTAGCGCCTGGTTCAGGCTGGTTTCAACTTCCTGGTTAGGAAACCCCAGGGTGTACTGGCGGTAGCCCACGATAGGCTCTTCGATATTCTTGATTGTTAGATAACCGGCTTGAAACAGCAGGGCATCCGAGCTGATGGCATCGACATCAAATTGGCTGAGCAGCTCGTATTCCGTTTCCCAGTGTGCTAACTGGGGAGTAAATACGCCGCGTTCTTTCAGCAGGTTGACCAGAAACGTTGGGGTGGCGCTTTCAAACCAGTAAGGGCCGAACTCACGTTTCTGCAACAAGAGCAGCACATCAAAAGGGTTGTAAACTGAATCGACGTTTTTGCTGCCCCAACGGTAGCCGTTATACCAGCGGCGGATCTCTTCGCGATCAAGGCCGGGAAGTTCTGGTGCAAACACTGTATCGATATCGTGATCGGTATAACCGCAAATAGCCGCGTAAGGCGCATCGAGAGTAATGTCATTTAGGTTGTTAAGCCCCGAAAACAGGCTGACTTTACTGGACTTGGACACGCCGGTGAGCAGCACAAAATGCAGGTGCGGGTCGGCATCCTTGAGCACGCTGTAAAGGTTCTTCAGCCCCTCGCGCAGTTCGCGGGCCAGTTCAGGGTCGAGCAGGTTATCCAGAATCGGCTTGTCGTACTCGTCGATCAAGACAACGACGCGCTGGCCATAGGCGAGATGGGCGTTTTCAAGCAGGCTGGCAAAGTCGTCGGCAATCCTTTCGGGTGGCGTTACATCAATCCTCAGATGGTGGCGCTGTTGCTGCAGTTGGTAGCGAATATTCGCGTCCAGATCCTCGCGGCTGGTGACCACACCGTTGGAGAAGCTGATGCGCACCACGGGATTGTGCGTTTGCCAGTCCCACTTGTCGTGGATATACAGCCCTTCAAACAGTGCCTCTCGGCCTTCGAACAGGCAGCGCAGAGTATCCAGCAGCAGGCTTTTGCCAAACCGCCGTGGGCGAGAGAGAAAGTAATAGCCGCCCGTTTCTGCGATGTTGTGAATCAAGGGCGTTTTATCAACGTAGTAATAATGGCCCTTGCGCAACTTTTCGAAGGACTGGATGCCAATGGGTAATATCTGACGGTACGTGGCTGGCATACTAGCTTCCTGGGACTCAGGGTAGAAACGGCTAACGACTTTAATAATGTCAGTCTAACATGCCGCTGAACTGAGGGGATGGATAAGGTTTTTTACTCATCTGCTGGAAGCTCCAGATCGCGCTGTGCTCATTGGCCGAGGGTCAAAAATGTCCAAAAAAAGGCCATTTGAAAATCACGCTTGTGCCAGCTTGGCGGATTAAAACGTAGATGTACCGGTGTTAAGCGGTGTGCCAAAAAGGCGTATCATCTATATTCTTTTTGTTTTAACTCGTTGTTATATATTTTTTTTTAATTTTTCGTCGCCAGCCTTCCTGTTTTTTGGGCCGCATAGCTGATTAGAAATGGTCTTCGAAGCCGAAGTCGTAGGTTCTTCCTACCATCGACAAGGTTGAAGGGTTACCCACTCAATCGTGGTTCAGGTATCAACTCACGGAGTAATATGAAGGCTCTTCGTCACTTCAAGTGGATTTGGCCTGATCAAACAGGCGGCCCACCGGGCTGCCAATCAGGTAGATTATGGCGATGAAGTTAGCCTCGTTCCGATAGCCACGTGCGCGTGACCGAGCCGCCTGGAATAGGCCGTTCATCCCTTCCAGTCTTGCGTTCGTCAGTCCCGAGTGCCAGCGTCTGACCACTGCTTCCGCGTGCCGCTCAAGTGTCGCCAAGGCCTTTCCCATCGGCTTCAGTAGTGGCTTTTCAGAAACCGCCGCTTGCATGACCTTGAGGTAGTTCGTGATGCGCCATCGAGCCGCTCTGGGCGTTGGGGCCTTCTGGATCCAGCGTAGCTTTTCCTTGATTATCCAGGCATCGGCCGTGGCGCTCTGATCGGCTACCAACTCCTGGAGCGCCGCTAACTGCTTAGGTCTCAGGTTCTCGTTGTCCAGATTTTTCAGCAGTGCCCAGCGCAGCGATAGGGTGTTCCTGCTCGCGGCGCTCTTTCTTGCGTACCTCATCCAGCCGCTTGGTAAAGGTCTGCACGATATGGAACCAGTCGACCGTCACCTCGGCCTTGGGAAGGTGCTTGGTGATGCCGCTAAGGAAGGCGGGCGACATGTCGCAGACTACCTCGATCACATTGTCCGTATCGCCGCCATGGGCTGTCAGGAAGGCGCTAAATGCTTGGATGGTATCCTTGCCGCAGCCTGGGACGGCAAAGATAACCGGTTCCTGCTTGCGCTGCATATCGAGGAACACTGTGACGTAGCGGTGACCGCGCCGAGACGCGGTTTCGTCTACGCCGACCGTCGCC
Protein-coding regions in this window:
- a CDS encoding diguanylate cyclase; translation: MHLARLVHRLNVLRSLKGQLLLGLSCALLLLAALVLGMAWQVGKNMLYETNMEHLRYETNLLADEITHQVDQRFQALERLNQLLATNEDVDALEATLSQNDALLSWFEGIVIADSQGRIVADWPRVEGRRGLETASLEYFKMLQGTRQPYVSEPFVGRASNMPLVLVGVPRKNSEGEFIGFIGGVVSLNSGGLFGRLAKVRLGEQGFASVATSSGKILYHPNQSLINAPIPNLAGNPLLGLALDGWQGDGVETLIDGRLSLQSYAQIWPASWVVGLFLPVEQAEFPLIGFIHRLWWIWVVLAILMMPFLWWLLARILTPLNQLESQIGEVGRGRRDHVSLATTMQELQQVAVTFNRVEDERQQLVGNLQEREAFLDSVLNASPQGMFVANFGGNITYMNPALLEILGISADTPMGAWLKQIHADDLDGAEDMWRHSLKSGSDFVRQLRFIRSDNETLWLDIHARVVMLSQGGHSLGLVGVVKDITERRQQEALQRWEAEHDPLTGLLNRRGFERRLEEAFADFQKTSTPSALLMFDLDHFKPINDEGGHALGDEMLRRIAQVVAWEVRRSDHVARQGGDEFAVLLPSCTISQAEKIAESLRQAVSEIAVNQEGKEYTVTLSIGVTRFDEDDESFDDALARADAASYEAKGLGRDSVVLRVPTEQDLGALFDK
- a CDS encoding malate transporter, which gives rise to MELLALFSRTLDVTLPVFAMVFVGIGLKRLRWIDSAFVATASTLVFKGTLPTLIFLSLIKADLSVALDVPLLLFFAVATLAQFAFSWGWAHYRVPRAERGIYVQGAFRGNCGVVGLALAAGMYGNYGLSAGSLLLGVVIIMYNALSVIALAAYQPGQSTDWRNMLKHIATNPLILSVFAALPFTAFSIPLPSWVITSGDYFASLTLPLALICIGATLSVANIRVGSQVALSASSMKMIILPFASTLAAWLMGFSGEQLGLLFLFFASPTAAASFVMVKAINGNVALAANIIAITTLMASITVTAGIFALRFLGWI
- a CDS encoding capsule biosynthesis protein, which translates into the protein MAKRTAGYTSNGIRKISALAEFLPEFECFSRISGVKPKPDAVIGWGLKPTSKRARRYAKRYALPYIALEDGFLRSLGLASDGYQPHSLIVDHTGIYYDASRPSDLENWLNSATFEFEELELARQCIALIKRYRLSKYNHAIDQPIDSSAQILVVDQTAGDASIHHGGASAESFEQMLTQALSDHPDAEILVKVHPDVIAGKKQGHLANAKNHPRCRLISQDINPWALFDQVDTVYVVTSQLGFEALLAGKQVHCFGLPFYAGWGLTKDQLHCTRRRVKRSLEEMFAAAYLRYTRYANPYTGKAATLEETIALIADQKRQQERLRGQWFACGFSFWKRRFISQFLGPAAVVHYQKELPVTPIAGSSSAQFLVWSSRINEDFKARYPHHLDQLGRMEDGFIRSVGLGVDLTQPLSLVIDRQGIYYDPSQPSELETLLNQAEFSDDLLTRAAQLRERLVALKLSKYNVPGQQDITLPANQQVILVPGQVESDASIATGSPEIRTNSALLSAVREAHPTAFIVYKAHPDVLSGARIGTLDTNAERLYDLDASHIDITVLLERVDAVHTMSSLTGFEALLRGRHVCTYGLPFYAGWGLTTDAMHCPRRQRVLTLNALVAGTLLLYPNYVDPRSRQLCNAETVVSLLEQARSQKHSLTWKQRLYRGYRNLLIGSH